One window of the Colletotrichum lupini chromosome 9, complete sequence genome contains the following:
- a CDS encoding major facilitator superfamily transporter — translation MLDIYQINLAGLLLACGVLFASGSQDKSDVSKKDAKKSSQQKSKQTGSQWAFYVVYALVMGSDWLQGPFLYSLYKNEHQISADFVPTLFTTGFVSGAVAGYFIGSLADRHGRKASCLFFCAAYALSCILTTIPSVPLLFIGRVLGGLGTSLLFSVFESWMVTDFHARRLSEKGMDLSRTFGLMSTVNSIVAIVSGVVSEWLVSVTGTRKSPFLASVGLLVVAAGVIASQWDENYGSAGQVSSSERSNVNKPSLWATMTDKRVLTIGLASTMFEGSMYLFVVLWSPVLVSASSSPETLPYGIIFASFMASTLLASLLYPRLLALVSTPSRLLLSVLFAANAVFFALGTGAPRAEQVTFWLFCLFEACVGLYFPSMGYLKGKVVDDGVRAQVYGVLRIPLNVFVVVSLMFSSDGQAGKVFLVCGMLLQASCGALWLMGGQDV, via the exons ATGCTAGACATCTACCAGATCAACCTCGCCGGCCTTCTCCTCGCCTGTGGCGTTCTCTTCGCTTCGGGAAGCCAAGACAAGTCTGATGTCTCCAAGAAAGATGCGAAGAAGAGTTCACAACAGAAGTCAAAGCAGACAGGCTCTCAATGGGCCTTCTACGTCGTCTACGCCCTCGTGATGGGTTCAGACTGGCTACAG GGGCCATTCCTCTACTCTCTTTACAAGAATGAGCATCAAATCTCGGCAGACTTCGTGCCGACGCTCTTCACAACCGGCTTCGTCTCCGGCGCCGTGGCCGGCTACTTCATCGGTTCACTAGCCGACCGCCACGGCCGCAAGGCCAGCTGCCTCTTCTTCTGCGCCGCATACGCGCTCTCCTGCATTCTCACCACGATACCCAGTGTCCCGTTGCTCTTCATCGGCCGCGTACTCGGCGGTCTGGGAACTAGTCTCCTGTTCAGCGTCTTTGAGAGCTGGATGGTGACGGATTTCCATGCCCGTCGTCTGAGCGAGAAGGGCATGGACCTTTCGCGGACGTTCGGCCTGATGAGCACTGTCAACAGCATTGTCGCGATTGTGAGCGGTGTTGTGAGCGAATGGCTCGTCTCCGTGACTGGGACCCGCAAGTCGCCATTTTTGGCCAGTGTCGGGCTGCTGGTCGTTGCTGCTGGTGTTATTGCCAGTCAATGG GACGAGAACTATGGCTCGGCAGGTCAAGTCTCTTCATCGGAAAGGTCCAACGTCAACAAGCCTAGTCTTTGGGCCACAATGACGGACAAGCGCGTTCTCACAATCGGCCTCGCCTCAACCATGTTTGAAGGTTCAATGTATCTCTTTGTAGTACTCTGGTCCCCGGTTCTCGTCTCGGCCTCATCCTCACCCGAGACACTGCCATACGGCATCATCTTCGCCTCCTTTATGGCCTCGACCCTCCTCGCCTCTCTTCTGTACCCCCGCCTGCTCGCCCTCGTCTCCACGCCATCCCGGCTGCTGCTATCGGTCCTGTTCGCCGCCAACGCCGTGTTCTTCGCTCTCGGAACGGGTGCTCCTCGCGCGGAGCAAGTCACCTTTTGGCTCTTCTGCCTGTTCGAAGCCTGCGTCGGGTTGTATTTTCCCTCGATGGGATACCTCAAGGGGAAAGTCGTCGATGACGGTGTCAGGGCACAGGTGTACGGCGTCCTGAGGATCCCGCTCAATGTCTTTGTGGTTGTTAGCTTGATGTTCAGCAGCGATGGACAGGCGGGTAAGGTGTTCCTCGTCTGTGGCATGCTGCTTCAGGCGAGTTGTGGCGCGCTGTGGCTTATGGGTGGACAGGATGTGTAG